From one Bos indicus isolate NIAB-ARS_2022 breed Sahiwal x Tharparkar chromosome 16, NIAB-ARS_B.indTharparkar_mat_pri_1.0, whole genome shotgun sequence genomic stretch:
- the LOC109570110 gene encoding LOW QUALITY PROTEIN: R3H domain-containing protein 2-like (The sequence of the model RefSeq protein was modified relative to this genomic sequence to represent the inferred CDS: inserted 3 bases in 2 codons; substituted 1 base at 1 genomic stop codon), with the protein MNREAWHAAVHGVTNSRAERSNGYLNDIRGNREGLSRTSSSCQSSTDSELKXPWSSTDSDGSLRRMWPPVTKASSFSGISILTRGDSIGSSKGGSAGRISRPGMALGAPEVCNQVTSSQSVXGLLPCTAQQQQQQQLPALPPMPQQQPPLNNHMISQADDLSNPFGQMSLSRQGSTEAADPSSALFQSPLISQHPQQTSFIMASTGQPLPTSNYSTFSHAPPTQQVLPPQGYMQPPQQTQVSYCSPGQYPNSNQQYXPLSHPVAYSPQRGQQLPQPSQKPGLQPMMPNQQQAAYQGMIGVQQPQNQGLLSNQRSGIGGQMQGLVVQYTPLPSYQVPVGNDSQNMVQPPFQQPMLVPASQSVQGALPAGGVPVYYSMIPPAQQNGTSPSVGFLQPPGSEQYQMPQSPSPCSPPQMPQQYSGVSPSGPGVVVMQLNVPNGPQPPQNPSMVQWSHCKYYSMDQRGQKPGDLYSPESSPQANTQMSSSPVTSPTQSPAPSPVTSLSNVCTGLSPLPVLTQFPRPGGPAQGDGRYSLLGQPLQYNLSICPPLLHGQSAYSVHQGQSGLKHGNRSKRQALKSASTDLGTTDVVLGRVLEVTDLPEGITRTEADKHFTQLAMSGAKIQWLKDAQGLPGGGGGDNGGTAENGRHSDLAALYTIVAVFPSPLAAQNASLRLNNSVSRFKLRVAKKNYDLRILEGASSQ; encoded by the exons atgaacagggaagcctggcatgctgcagtccatggggtcacaaacagtcgggcAGAACGAAGCAACGGATATCTAAATGACATCAGGGGGAACCGTGAGGGGCTGAGCCGCACCTCAAGCAGCTGCCAGAGCAGCACAGACAGCGAACTCAA TCCCTGGAGCAGCACGGACTCCGATGGCTCTCTCCGGAGAATGTGGCCCCCTGTCACCAAAGCCAGCAGCTTCAGTGGAATCTCCATCCTCACCCGGGGTGACAGCATTGGGAGCAGCAAAGGTGGCAGTGCAGGAAGGATTTCCAGGCCAGGTATGGCGCTAGGTGCCCCAGAAGTGTGCAACCAGGTCACCTCATCCCAGTCTG TGGGCCTTCTCCCTTGTACTGcccaacaacagcagcagcagcaacttcctGCTCTCCCACCCATGCCTCAACAACAGCCACCCTTGAATAATCACATGATTTCACAGGCAGATGATCTCAGCAACCCCTTTGGACAAATGAGCCTTAGTCGCCAAGGTTCTACTGAAGCAGCTGACCCATCCTCAGCTCTGTTCCAGTCCCCACTTATCTCCCAGCACCCTCAGCAGACTAGCTTCATCATGGCTTCTACAGGGCAGCCCCTCCCTACTTCCAACTATTCCACCTTTAGCCATGCACCACCTACTCAGCAAGTCCTGCCACCCCAGGGCTACATGCAGCCCCCTCAACAGACCCAGGTGTCTTACTGTTCCCCTGGACAGTACCCCAACTCCAACCAGCAATACTGACCTCTGTCTCACCCGGTGGCATACAGCCCCCAGCGTGGTCAGCAGCTGCCTCAGCCATCCCAGAAGCCTGGTTTACAGCCCATGATGCCTAACCAGCAGCAAGCGGCTTACCAAGGCATGATTGGGGTCCAGCAGCCACAGAACCAGGGCCTGCTCAGCAACCAGAGGAGCGGCATTGGGGGCCAGATGCAAGGCCTGGTGGTTCAGTACACTCCACTGCCTTCTTACCAAGTCCCAGTGGGTAATGACTCACAAAATATGGTCCAGCCACCTTTCCAGCAACCCATGCTGGTCCCTGCAAGCCAATCTGTGCAGGGGGCCCTCCCAGCAGGGGGTGTTCCAGTGTATTACAGCATGATCCCGCCAGCTCAGCAGAATGGTACAAGCCCTTCTGTGGGGTTTCTGCAGCCTCCTGGCTCTGAGCAGTACCAGATGCCTCAGTCTCCCTCCCCCTGCAGTCCACCACAGATGCCACAGCAGTACTCAGGAGTGTCACCTTCTGGACCAGGTGTGGTGGTCATGCAGCTGAATGTCCCTAATGGACCCCAGCCTCCCCAGAACCCATCCATGGTCCAGTGGAGTCACTGTAAATATTACAGCATGGACCAGCGGGGTCAGAAACCTGGAGACCTGTACAGTCCTGAGAGCAGCCCCCAGGCCAACACACAGATGAGCAGCAGCCCTGTCACATCTCCTACTCAGTCTCCAGCACCCTCTCCTGTCACCAGCCTCAGCAACGTCTGCACAGGACTTAGTCCCCTTCCTGTCCTCACACAGTTCCCCCGGCCTGGAGGTCCCGCACAGGGTGATGGTCGCTATTCCCTCTTGGGCCAGCCGTTACAGTACAATCTGTCCATCTGCCCTCCCCTGCTCCATGGCCAGTCAGCTTACTCGGTGCACCAGGGACAGAGCGGATTGAAGCATGGAAATCGGAGCAAGAGACAAGCACTCAAATCTGCCTCCACTGACTTGGGGACAACAGACGTTGTTCTGGGACGGGTACTGGAGGTGACAGATCTCCCGGAGGGCATCACCCGTACCGAGGCAGACAAACACTTCACTCAGCTTGCCATGTCCGGTGCCAAGATCCAGTGGCTCAAGGATGCTCAGGGGCTgcccggtgggggtgggggggacaacGGTGGGACTGCTGAGAATGGCCGCCACTCGGACCTCGCTGCCTTGTACACCATTGTGGCTGTGTTCCCCAGCCCCCTGGCTGCTCAGAATGCCTCCCTTCGCCTCAACAACTCTGTGAGTCGCTTCAAACTTCGAGTGGCCAAAAAGAACTATGACCTGAGGATCCTGGAGGGAGCCAGCTCCCaataa